A region from the Achromobacter seleniivolatilans genome encodes:
- a CDS encoding DUF3261 domain-containing protein has translation MMSASLPFLSACRATAAALTLALLAGCAGAPPVPARDARFTVPRQLHVVQSAAGQPQQDTLLVVQREGAALRWSLFDPMGVPQARQMLEHGQWRNDGFLRPNGQARNLFAALIFAWTPEQDLDAAYGAGAWRSRAIGAGAERTLQDRGAARWTVRWTQASQPDVFSITNTDGVTWQIEPLREQP, from the coding sequence ATGATGTCCGCTTCCCTGCCCTTTCTGTCCGCGTGCCGCGCCACGGCCGCCGCACTGACGCTTGCCCTGTTGGCTGGGTGCGCTGGCGCGCCCCCAGTGCCCGCTCGCGATGCCCGCTTTACGGTGCCGCGCCAGTTGCACGTGGTGCAGTCGGCGGCAGGCCAACCGCAGCAGGACACGCTGCTGGTCGTGCAACGCGAAGGCGCGGCCCTGCGCTGGTCATTGTTTGACCCGATGGGCGTGCCGCAAGCGCGGCAGATGCTGGAACACGGGCAATGGCGCAATGACGGCTTCCTGCGTCCCAACGGACAGGCGCGCAACCTGTTCGCCGCGCTCATTTTTGCGTGGACGCCCGAACAGGATCTGGATGCCGCATACGGTGCGGGCGCTTGGCGCAGCCGCGCCATCGGCGCAGGCGCCGAACGCACCTTGCAGGACCGCGGCGCAGCACGTTGGACTGTGCGCTGGACGCAGGCGTCGCAGCCAGACGTCTTTTCCATTACCAATACCGATGGCGTCACGTGGCAGATCGAACCGCTGAGGGAACAACCATGA
- a CDS encoding beta-ketoacyl-ACP synthase encodes MNRVVITGMAGISALGSDWASVQQAFQSGQSAIRYMPDWSRYPELNTRLAGPVADFKVPAHWTRKQLRSMGRVSQLSVRAAELALTDAGLLGDASITDGRMGVACGSSVGSTAEIRAFGNMLLNGVTEDLNANSYVRMMPHTTAANVGIFFELKGRIIPTSSACTSGSQGIGYAYEAIRYGRQAMMLAGGSEELCASEALVFDALYATSQQNDTPELTPRPYDRDRDGLVIGEGGGMLVLESLDHAVARGARIHAEIVGFGSNSDGTHITRPEATTMRIAMEMALTDASLPPEAIGYVNGHGTATEQGDIAETQATHSLFGSRMPISSQKSYLGHTLGACGVLESWFSIEMLNRDWYAPTLNLRNVDPRCGELDYLQGDGRRMSNEYVMNNNFAFGGINTSLIFRRWP; translated from the coding sequence ATGAACCGCGTTGTCATTACCGGCATGGCCGGCATCAGTGCCCTGGGGTCCGATTGGGCCAGCGTCCAGCAGGCATTTCAATCAGGGCAAAGCGCCATCCGCTACATGCCGGACTGGTCGCGCTACCCCGAACTGAACACACGCCTGGCCGGCCCCGTGGCTGATTTCAAGGTGCCAGCTCACTGGACCCGCAAGCAGCTACGCAGCATGGGGCGTGTATCGCAGTTGTCGGTGCGCGCAGCAGAACTGGCGCTGACAGACGCCGGGTTGTTGGGGGACGCCAGCATTACCGACGGACGCATGGGCGTGGCCTGCGGATCGTCAGTTGGCAGTACCGCGGAAATCCGGGCATTCGGCAACATGCTGCTCAATGGCGTGACGGAAGACCTCAACGCCAACTCCTACGTCCGCATGATGCCGCACACGACAGCAGCCAACGTCGGCATCTTCTTTGAACTGAAGGGCCGCATCATTCCGACCTCCAGCGCCTGCACCTCGGGAAGCCAAGGCATAGGCTACGCCTACGAGGCGATCCGTTATGGCCGTCAGGCCATGATGCTGGCCGGCGGTTCGGAAGAATTGTGCGCCAGCGAAGCGCTGGTGTTCGATGCGCTCTACGCCACCAGCCAGCAAAACGACACACCGGAACTTACGCCACGGCCTTATGACCGCGACCGCGATGGGCTGGTAATTGGCGAAGGCGGCGGCATGCTGGTGCTGGAGTCCCTGGACCATGCAGTGGCCCGAGGCGCGCGCATCCACGCAGAAATCGTGGGCTTCGGCAGCAACTCGGATGGCACCCACATCACCCGCCCGGAAGCCACCACGATGCGCATCGCGATGGAAATGGCACTGACCGACGCATCCCTGCCGCCCGAGGCCATCGGCTACGTCAATGGCCATGGCACGGCGACGGAACAGGGCGACATCGCTGAAACACAGGCAACGCATAGCCTGTTCGGCAGCCGCATGCCTATCAGCTCACAAAAGAGCTACCTGGGCCACACGCTGGGCGCCTGCGGCGTACTGGAATCGTGGTTCAGCATCGAAATGCTCAACCGCGATTGGTACGCCCCCACGCTCAACCTGCGCAATGTCGATCCGCGCTGCGGCGAATTGGATTACCTGCAAGGCGACGGACGGCGCATGAGCAATGAGTACGTCATGAACAACAATTTCGCCTTTGGCGGAATTAACACGTCCCTTATTTTTCGCCGCTGGCCCTGA
- a CDS encoding LpxL/LpxP family acyltransferase: MTAADPHWADQPERGSPALMRATAWAARTLGRRIVAPVVWLVVLYFYVFGGRARRSIARYQQRLVQSGELAMPLPRTLPVYRQYLAFAEAMLDKLDVWQGKITMSDLDMNDPDGLHDQMGTGRGQILVGSHLGNIEVCRALAERSGTLRLNVLVHSKHAVHFNRLLDQAGGGLRMIQVSELDAPMMLDLAQRLDRGEWLAIAGDRVPLQGDRTTPVNFLDASAELPQGPWLLAGLLRCPVNVLFCTRHGARYRVSMERLTDDIEWTRATRQARIAHWAQRYADRLAAHCRLTPLQWFNFYPFWKDDA; encoded by the coding sequence ATGACCGCTGCCGATCCCCATTGGGCCGACCAGCCCGAACGTGGCAGCCCCGCGCTTATGCGCGCCACGGCTTGGGCCGCGCGCACGCTGGGACGGCGCATTGTGGCGCCGGTTGTGTGGCTAGTGGTCCTGTACTTCTATGTCTTCGGCGGGCGGGCCCGTCGCTCGATCGCACGCTACCAGCAGCGCCTGGTGCAATCCGGCGAACTGGCCATGCCCTTGCCGCGCACCCTGCCCGTCTACCGGCAGTACCTGGCATTCGCCGAGGCCATGCTGGACAAGCTGGACGTGTGGCAAGGCAAGATCACCATGTCTGATCTGGACATGAATGATCCCGATGGCCTGCACGATCAAATGGGCACAGGCCGAGGCCAGATACTGGTGGGCTCGCATCTGGGCAATATCGAAGTCTGCCGGGCGCTGGCCGAACGCTCCGGCACCCTGCGCTTGAATGTGCTGGTTCACAGCAAGCACGCCGTGCATTTCAACCGCCTGCTCGATCAGGCGGGCGGCGGGTTGCGGATGATTCAGGTCAGCGAATTGGATGCGCCCATGATGCTGGATCTGGCGCAGCGGCTGGATCGCGGCGAATGGCTGGCCATCGCCGGTGATCGTGTGCCGCTTCAGGGCGACCGCACAACCCCAGTGAACTTTCTAGACGCCAGCGCGGAACTGCCGCAGGGCCCCTGGCTGTTGGCCGGCCTGCTGCGCTGTCCGGTAAATGTTTTGTTCTGCACCCGCCACGGCGCGCGCTACCGCGTATCGATGGAGCGCCTGACCGACGACATTGAATGGACGCGCGCCACCCGCCAGGCGCGTATCGCCCACTGGGCGCAACGCTATGCCGACCGTCTTGCGGCGCACTGCCGGCTGACGCCGTTGCAATGGTTCAACTTCTACCCTTTCTGGAAAGACGATGCGTAA
- a CDS encoding MMPL family transporter, translating to MRFQTERWLPRLFKLGLALVLCAGAWQCRNGWPVSANLMELVPQAAADATRQLAEARIQEPLSRQLIALVAAPAGADSAAPARLLAERWTRSGLFSSVQVELNVDVAALRAQLLAGRLAMLPAADREQLASDPATYAQRRARELSDPFSSSGLLPVDQDWLGLTRRAEQALRPGGAVQYDMGTGTLQAEHGGKRWVLVRAETRSDAFDTGSPQGIAQQIDQDRLALNASGAELLVAGGPLYAAAGRAQAVAESSWIGSGAMIGIILVLLLTLRRVRALLAFVPVAVGLLTGAVACVAVFGSIHVLTLVIGASLIGVAVDFPMHWLGKSYGMPDWQAWPALRRVLPGLTISLAASLVGYIALAFTPFPALTQTAVFSAAGLLGAYACTVCQLPAWMSNGWQPRPWPPLLRFAQAALLARERLAARRAVLGLGALILGAATVAGISRLVIQDDLRQWLSLPAPLLQQARQIGEITGFMPTSQFFLVRAPDTDELLRRQALVAQKLDPLVKRGDLAAYNSLSQLVSPAADQRALGQRLAALAEQPDVWKPITDLGIPFDALRVELQAMATLPVVTIDGALQGPQAERWRTQWLGVHNGEAAGMITLLGLRNTAVLEGIAQGLPGVDLVDRSGELNRMFAATRIEAAELKLLSYAVAAALLLLTLGRAATWRILAVPLAATACALAALGFLGQPLTLFSLFGLLLVSAIGVDYAIFMYERVAGAAASLVGILLGAATTLLSFGLLAISHTPAIANFGLAVALGVGFSLLWAPWLRPPVAA from the coding sequence GTGCGTTTTCAGACTGAACGCTGGCTGCCCCGGCTCTTCAAACTGGGCTTGGCGCTGGTGCTATGCGCCGGCGCCTGGCAATGCCGCAACGGGTGGCCCGTATCGGCCAATCTGATGGAACTGGTGCCGCAGGCTGCGGCGGACGCCACGCGCCAATTGGCCGAAGCCAGAATTCAAGAGCCGCTGTCCCGGCAACTGATCGCGCTGGTCGCGGCGCCTGCCGGCGCGGATTCCGCCGCGCCAGCCCGGCTGCTGGCGGAACGTTGGACCCGCAGCGGGCTGTTCTCTTCGGTTCAGGTGGAATTGAATGTGGACGTCGCCGCGCTGCGCGCGCAATTGTTGGCGGGACGTCTGGCTATGCTGCCCGCCGCCGACCGCGAGCAACTGGCATCGGACCCTGCCACCTACGCGCAACGGCGTGCTCGTGAACTGTCGGACCCCTTTTCGTCTTCGGGCCTTTTGCCCGTGGATCAGGATTGGCTGGGCCTGACGCGCCGCGCCGAACAAGCGTTGCGGCCGGGCGGCGCCGTGCAATATGACATGGGCACCGGAACGTTGCAGGCCGAGCATGGCGGCAAGCGTTGGGTGCTCGTGCGCGCCGAAACGCGTTCCGACGCTTTCGACACCGGCTCTCCCCAAGGCATTGCGCAGCAAATCGATCAAGACCGACTGGCACTCAACGCCTCTGGCGCAGAATTGCTGGTAGCCGGTGGCCCGCTGTATGCCGCAGCGGGGCGCGCTCAGGCCGTAGCGGAAAGCAGCTGGATCGGCTCGGGCGCAATGATCGGCATCATCCTGGTGCTGCTGCTGACTCTGCGGCGCGTCCGCGCACTGCTGGCCTTCGTGCCGGTCGCCGTCGGCCTGCTGACCGGCGCAGTGGCCTGCGTAGCCGTATTCGGGTCCATCCACGTGCTGACGCTCGTCATCGGCGCCAGCCTGATTGGCGTGGCGGTGGACTTCCCCATGCACTGGCTCGGAAAAAGCTACGGCATGCCCGACTGGCAAGCCTGGCCCGCTCTGCGCCGGGTCTTGCCCGGCCTGACGATCAGCCTGGCAGCCAGTCTGGTCGGCTACATCGCACTGGCCTTCACACCATTCCCCGCTTTGACGCAAACCGCCGTGTTTTCGGCCGCCGGGTTGCTGGGCGCCTATGCCTGCACCGTTTGCCAGCTTCCCGCCTGGATGAGCAACGGTTGGCAGCCGCGCCCTTGGCCGCCGCTGCTGCGGTTTGCGCAGGCAGCCCTGCTTGCACGCGAACGCCTGGCGGCCCGGCGCGCCGTGCTTGGATTGGGCGCCTTGATACTGGGCGCAGCGACGGTGGCAGGCATCAGCCGGCTCGTCATTCAAGATGATTTGCGCCAATGGCTCAGCCTGCCCGCTCCGTTATTGCAGCAAGCCCGTCAAATCGGCGAGATTACCGGCTTCATGCCCACCAGCCAGTTCTTCCTGGTGCGCGCGCCCGACACTGATGAACTCCTGCGCCGTCAGGCTCTGGTCGCCCAAAAGCTCGACCCCCTGGTCAAACGCGGCGACCTGGCTGCCTACAACTCGCTTAGCCAGTTGGTTTCGCCCGCGGCGGACCAGCGGGCGCTAGGCCAGCGTCTGGCGGCGCTTGCCGAGCAGCCAGACGTCTGGAAACCCATCACCGATCTAGGCATCCCCTTCGATGCGCTACGTGTAGAGCTTCAAGCCATGGCCACGCTACCCGTCGTCACCATCGACGGCGCGCTGCAAGGGCCCCAAGCCGAACGCTGGCGGACGCAATGGCTGGGCGTGCACAACGGCGAGGCAGCCGGCATGATCACGCTCCTGGGCTTGCGCAACACAGCGGTGCTGGAAGGCATTGCCCAAGGACTACCGGGCGTGGATCTGGTGGACCGCAGCGGCGAGCTGAATCGGATGTTTGCCGCTACCCGCATCGAGGCGGCCGAACTCAAGCTGCTTTCCTACGCCGTAGCAGCCGCGTTGCTCCTTCTGACCCTGGGACGCGCCGCCACATGGCGCATCCTGGCCGTGCCGCTGGCCGCTACGGCCTGCGCGCTGGCCGCGCTGGGTTTCCTGGGGCAGCCGCTCACCCTGTTCAGCCTGTTCGGGCTATTGCTGGTGTCCGCTATCGGTGTGGATTACGCCATCTTCATGTACGAGCGCGTCGCCGGCGCGGCGGCCAGCTTGGTCGGCATCCTGCTGGGTGCCGCCACCACGCTGCTGTCGTTCGGACTTCTGGCCATCAGTCACACCCCTGCCATCGCCAATTTTGGCTTGGCGGTCGCATTGGGCGTGGGCTTTTCGCTGTTGTGGGCTCCCTGGCTCCGTCCGCCTGTGGCGGCCTGA
- a CDS encoding outer membrane lipoprotein carrier protein LolA translates to MKPLYMGTHLFIRRLLMMAALAILPLTARAFDLNDLQTQLRATPVVRGQFVQQKFLRSLPQPLTSRGDFTLASGQGLLWLLRTPIKQDLRINAKGISRRDETGAWQSLPQQTGSGRENRLFLSVLAGDTTGLQENFDLALTGEANAWQLLLTPKSVLLRQIFDNIQINGGKLVDRIELRETQGDRSVLQMTDAVAADALSPEEQRAFSD, encoded by the coding sequence ATGAAGCCGCTATACATGGGAACGCATCTTTTCATCCGCCGTCTGCTCATGATGGCAGCGCTGGCCATATTGCCCTTGACCGCGCGCGCCTTCGATCTGAATGATCTGCAAACCCAGTTGCGCGCAACGCCCGTCGTACGCGGGCAGTTTGTGCAGCAGAAATTCCTGCGCTCGCTGCCACAGCCCCTGACCAGCCGGGGCGACTTCACACTGGCGTCAGGCCAGGGCCTGCTCTGGTTGTTGCGCACGCCTATCAAGCAAGACCTGCGTATCAACGCAAAAGGAATCTCGCGCCGCGACGAAACTGGCGCTTGGCAAAGCCTGCCGCAGCAGACCGGCTCGGGCCGTGAAAACCGCTTGTTCCTATCGGTGCTGGCTGGCGACACCACGGGCTTGCAAGAGAACTTTGACCTGGCGCTCACAGGCGAAGCCAACGCCTGGCAATTGCTGCTGACCCCCAAGTCGGTGCTGCTGCGCCAGATTTTCGACAACATCCAGATCAACGGCGGCAAGCTCGTGGACCGCATCGAACTGCGCGAAACGCAGGGCGACCGCAGCGTTCTGCAAATGACCGATGCTGTTGCCGCCGACGCGTTAAGCCCCGAGGAACAACGTGCGTTTTCAGACTGA
- a CDS encoding beta-ketoacyl-ACP synthase — translation MISWLGTPGIVCALGAGTDAAARAAFAGDTGGMRAQTGWVDGRALTLGSYAGELPPIGDDLPAHHHSRNNQLLLACAAQIENQIQRAIARHGPHRIAVVLGTSTSGVNDNAPAFRQLAAQGAWPDGYDYRRQVLSSPASFLADYLRVTGPAYTLSTACTSSARALLSARRLLASGLCDAVICGGADTLCRLTINGFATLEAVDDTRCLPFSVNRRGINIGEAGVLFLMEREAADAQAVALLGGGASSDAWHMSAPEPTGAGARQAMLAALASADVDAAAIGWVNLHGTGTQHNDAMESLAMDAVFPQGVPCASTKALTGHTLGAAGAMEAALAWITLSESNAGGHLPPHVWDGQPDPALPALDFSAAGHRYAQGRPRIAMSNSFAFGGNNASLILGTPR, via the coding sequence ATGATCAGTTGGCTGGGCACGCCCGGTATCGTCTGCGCGCTTGGCGCCGGGACCGATGCCGCCGCTCGGGCCGCCTTTGCCGGCGACACAGGCGGCATGCGCGCGCAGACGGGCTGGGTTGACGGCCGCGCTTTGACGCTGGGCAGCTATGCGGGCGAGCTGCCGCCCATTGGCGATGACCTGCCCGCGCACCATCACAGCCGCAACAACCAATTGCTGCTGGCCTGCGCGGCGCAGATCGAAAATCAAATTCAACGCGCCATTGCCCGCCATGGCCCTCACCGCATCGCCGTGGTCCTTGGCACCAGCACGTCCGGCGTGAACGACAACGCCCCCGCCTTCCGCCAGCTCGCAGCCCAAGGCGCTTGGCCGGACGGTTACGACTACCGGCGCCAGGTTCTGTCTTCGCCTGCATCATTCCTGGCTGACTACCTGCGCGTAACCGGTCCTGCTTATACGCTGTCGACCGCCTGCACCTCCAGCGCGCGCGCGCTGCTGTCGGCGCGCAGACTGCTCGCATCAGGCCTGTGCGACGCCGTGATCTGCGGCGGCGCGGACACCCTATGCCGCCTGACCATCAATGGTTTTGCCACATTGGAAGCCGTGGACGATACGCGCTGTCTGCCATTTTCGGTCAACCGCCGCGGCATCAATATCGGCGAGGCCGGCGTGCTGTTCCTGATGGAACGCGAGGCCGCTGACGCGCAGGCGGTGGCGCTGTTGGGCGGTGGCGCCAGCTCCGACGCATGGCATATGTCAGCGCCGGAGCCCACTGGCGCTGGCGCGCGTCAGGCCATGCTGGCCGCCTTGGCCTCTGCGGATGTGGACGCAGCAGCCATCGGCTGGGTCAATCTGCACGGTACCGGCACGCAGCACAACGATGCGATGGAAAGCCTGGCCATGGATGCCGTATTTCCGCAAGGCGTGCCGTGCGCGTCCACCAAGGCGCTGACCGGCCACACGCTGGGCGCTGCGGGCGCAATGGAAGCCGCGCTGGCGTGGATCACGCTGTCCGAAAGCAATGCCGGCGGACACTTGCCTCCCCACGTTTGGGACGGCCAGCCAGACCCCGCTCTGCCCGCTCTGGACTTCAGCGCAGCCGGGCACCGCTACGCGCAGGGCCGGCCGCGCATTGCCATGAGCAACTCCTTCGCCTTCGGCGGCAACAACGCCAGCCTGATCCTGGGAACCCCACGATGA
- a CDS encoding hotdog family protein, protein MNACPWPISSLLPHAGNMILIDEVCGYDADSLTARAVVRPGPYSLPDDTLPPWLGMEFMAQAVGAWAGCHARLGGEEVKLGFLLGTRRYECHADTLPVGTVLTIRVERGLIDASGMSVFECELRDATRLLAQARLNVYQPKDPTAFIQEESPQ, encoded by the coding sequence ATGAATGCCTGCCCCTGGCCCATTTCCAGCCTGTTGCCGCACGCCGGCAACATGATTCTGATCGACGAAGTCTGCGGTTATGACGCTGACAGCCTTACCGCCCGCGCCGTAGTCCGGCCAGGCCCCTATTCGCTGCCCGACGATACGCTGCCGCCCTGGCTGGGCATGGAATTCATGGCACAAGCCGTCGGCGCTTGGGCGGGCTGCCATGCGCGCTTGGGCGGCGAAGAGGTCAAGCTGGGCTTCCTTCTGGGTACGCGCCGGTATGAATGCCACGCCGATACGCTACCCGTCGGAACCGTACTGACTATCCGTGTTGAACGCGGCTTGATCGACGCCAGCGGCATGAGCGTCTTCGAATGCGAATTGCGCGACGCGACACGTCTGCTTGCACAGGCCAGGCTGAACGTCTATCAGCCCAAGGACCCTACCGCTTTTATCCAGGAAGAATCCCCTCAATGA
- a CDS encoding acyl-CoA thioesterase: MRKRGVIGAEVEIRVPFFDVDSINVVWHGHYVKYLEQARCELLDQLGHNYDAMRVSGYVWPVIDLHLRYAQPAQFGQRLTVRAELVEWEHRLKINYLILDAASGQRLTRATSEQVAVCIETREMQLASPAAFVNAVQRKLQSLESPV; this comes from the coding sequence ATGCGTAAACGAGGCGTCATCGGCGCTGAAGTCGAAATCCGCGTGCCCTTCTTCGACGTCGACTCGATCAACGTCGTCTGGCACGGACACTACGTCAAATATCTGGAACAGGCGCGCTGCGAGCTGCTGGATCAGTTGGGTCACAACTACGATGCCATGCGCGTCAGCGGCTATGTGTGGCCGGTGATCGACCTGCATCTGCGCTACGCGCAGCCCGCGCAATTCGGCCAACGGCTGACCGTGCGCGCCGAACTGGTGGAGTGGGAACACCGCCTGAAGATCAACTACCTGATTCTGGATGCAGCAAGCGGTCAACGGTTGACGCGAGCCACGTCCGAGCAGGTGGCCGTCTGCATCGAAACCCGTGAAATGCAGCTGGCATCGCCCGCCGCCTTCGTCAACGCCGTACAGCGCAAGCTGCAATCGCTGGAGAGTCCGGTATGA
- a CDS encoding excinuclease: MKITYKLFGALSLSLACSAQALAADRTVFLPLQPAIDAALAAGKIDGSVKFYLAGTGPKGQVLEEGVVTNRKTNAFAKKDEDACLWVAQSAVISLHEAAKKANANAVTNIVSYYRKNVSTSKTDYECHAGATVAGVALRGDLARVK; the protein is encoded by the coding sequence ATGAAGATCACCTACAAGCTGTTCGGAGCGCTTTCCCTGTCGCTCGCTTGCTCGGCGCAAGCGCTGGCCGCGGATCGCACCGTGTTTTTGCCCCTGCAACCGGCTATCGACGCCGCGCTGGCTGCGGGCAAGATCGACGGCAGCGTGAAGTTCTACCTCGCCGGCACGGGTCCCAAGGGCCAGGTGCTGGAAGAAGGCGTGGTGACCAACCGCAAGACCAACGCGTTCGCCAAGAAAGATGAAGACGCTTGCCTGTGGGTGGCCCAGTCCGCCGTAATCTCGCTGCACGAAGCCGCCAAGAAAGCGAACGCGAATGCCGTGACCAACATCGTCAGCTACTATCGCAAGAACGTTTCCACCAGCAAGACCGACTACGAATGCCATGCTGGCGCCACGGTCGCTGGCGTTGCCCTGCGCGGCGATCTGGCCCGGGTGAAGTAA
- the fabG gene encoding 3-oxoacyl-ACP reductase FabG: protein MSAAPILVTGSSRGIGRAIALALADAGHDLVLHCRQQREQAESVQAEIQALGRQARILQFDVADRAQCAATLQADIDAHGAYYGVVLNAGLTRDGAFPALTGDDWDQVLRTNLDGFYNVLSPLAMPMIRRRAAGRVVCMASVSGLVGNRGQVNYSASKAGLIGAAKALAVELAKRHITVNCVAPGLIDTDMIDEHVPVEEILKAVPAQRMGRPEEVAATVVFLMSPGAAYITRQVIAVNGGLC, encoded by the coding sequence ATGAGCGCTGCCCCCATCCTCGTAACCGGCTCAAGCCGCGGCATCGGCCGCGCCATTGCGCTGGCCCTGGCCGATGCAGGCCACGACCTGGTGCTGCACTGCCGCCAGCAACGCGAACAAGCCGAATCGGTGCAAGCCGAGATCCAGGCCCTGGGCCGTCAGGCCCGCATTCTGCAATTCGACGTGGCAGATCGTGCACAATGCGCCGCAACGCTGCAAGCGGACATCGACGCACATGGCGCCTATTACGGCGTGGTGCTGAATGCTGGCTTGACCCGTGACGGCGCTTTCCCCGCGCTGACGGGCGACGACTGGGATCAAGTCCTGCGTACCAATCTAGACGGCTTCTACAACGTGCTCAGCCCGCTGGCCATGCCCATGATCCGCCGCCGCGCAGCGGGCCGCGTGGTCTGCATGGCATCGGTCTCGGGCCTGGTGGGCAATCGCGGTCAGGTCAACTACAGCGCGTCCAAAGCTGGCTTGATTGGCGCCGCCAAGGCGCTGGCCGTGGAACTCGCCAAACGCCACATCACCGTGAACTGCGTGGCGCCGGGCCTGATCGATACCGACATGATCGATGAGCATGTGCCCGTCGAAGAAATTCTGAAAGCGGTGCCAGCCCAACGTATGGGCCGACCGGAAGAGGTAGCCGCCACGGTGGTGTTCCTGATGTCGCCGGGCGCCGCCTATATCACGCGGCAGGTGATCGCTGTCAACGGAGGACTGTGCTGA
- a CDS encoding NAD(P)/FAD-dependent oxidoreductase, with protein MEHREVVVIGAGPSGAVAAALLKRQGHDVLMLERQQFPRFSIGESLLAHCLEFVEEAGMMPAVQAAGFQVKNGAAFARGDEYAYFDFRDKFTPGPGTTFQVQRAHFDKVLADDAERQGVEVRYLQEVTAANFEGDSPLLDVRGADGSTYQVQSQFVLDASGYGRVLARLLDLERPSSMPPRKAIFTHIEDRIDDAGFDREKILISVHPEQPGIWYWLIPFSNGRCSFGVVGGQDLFGGPDQDLMATLRAMADAAPNLKRVLKNAVWDTPANTIGGYSASVTRLYGPGYALLGNAAEFLDPVFSSGVTIALRSSKLATDALHRQLSGEPVDWQTDFADPLMLGVETFRAYVQGWYSGEFQDVVFYQNAQPEIRRMISSILAGYAWDTSNPFVANPQRRLRMLSELCRGVQTQAEPA; from the coding sequence ATGGAACATCGGGAAGTCGTCGTCATTGGTGCGGGCCCCTCCGGCGCGGTTGCGGCGGCCCTGCTCAAGAGGCAAGGGCATGATGTGCTGATGCTGGAGCGCCAGCAATTTCCCAGGTTTTCCATCGGTGAAAGCCTGCTGGCGCACTGCCTGGAATTCGTGGAAGAAGCCGGCATGATGCCCGCCGTGCAAGCAGCGGGCTTCCAAGTCAAGAATGGCGCCGCCTTCGCGCGGGGCGATGAATACGCGTATTTCGACTTCCGCGACAAATTCACGCCCGGCCCCGGCACCACGTTCCAAGTGCAACGCGCCCATTTCGACAAGGTGCTGGCCGACGACGCCGAACGCCAAGGCGTTGAAGTGCGCTACTTGCAGGAAGTCACCGCTGCCAACTTCGAGGGCGACAGCCCACTACTGGACGTGCGCGGCGCCGACGGCAGCACCTACCAAGTGCAAAGCCAATTTGTGCTGGATGCCAGCGGCTATGGCCGCGTGCTGGCGCGTTTGCTGGATCTGGAGCGTCCGTCGTCGATGCCGCCCCGCAAAGCCATCTTTACCCATATCGAAGACCGCATCGATGACGCCGGTTTTGACCGCGAGAAGATTCTGATCAGCGTGCATCCGGAACAACCCGGCATCTGGTACTGGCTGATCCCGTTCTCCAACGGCCGTTGCTCATTCGGTGTCGTCGGCGGGCAAGACCTGTTCGGCGGGCCTGATCAGGATTTGATGGCGACGTTGCGGGCCATGGCCGACGCCGCGCCCAATCTGAAGCGCGTGCTGAAGAATGCAGTGTGGGACACCCCCGCCAACACCATCGGCGGGTATTCGGCTAGCGTCACCCGCCTGTATGGCCCCGGCTACGCGCTGTTGGGCAACGCCGCCGAATTTCTGGACCCCGTATTCTCGTCCGGCGTCACCATCGCCCTGCGCTCGTCCAAGCTGGCCACCGACGCCTTGCATCGCCAACTGAGCGGCGAACCGGTCGACTGGCAAACGGATTTCGCCGATCCGCTGATGCTAGGCGTAGAAACTTTCCGCGCCTACGTGCAAGGCTGGTACAGCGGAGAATTCCAAGATGTGGTGTTCTACCAGAACGCCCAACCAGAGATCCGGCGCATGATCAGTTCCATCCTGGCGGGTTACGCCTGGGACACCAGCAATCCGTTTGTCGCCAACCCGCAGCGCCGCCTGCGCATGCTGAGCGAATTGTGCCGCGGCGTTCAAACGCAAGCCGAACCTGCCTGA
- a CDS encoding GatB/YqeY domain-containing protein: MSTATLKTRLSDSVKDAMRAKAAARLTTLRFLLAAVKQKEVDERRDLNDAEITAIIEKQVKQRRESIAAFEQAGRTETAEQEKAELVVLQEFLPQAATAEEVAAAIDAALAEVAAQGVTGAPAMGKVMALLKQALAGRADMTALSQQVKARLA; this comes from the coding sequence ATGAGCACTGCTACGCTCAAGACCCGCCTCTCTGATTCCGTCAAGGATGCGATGCGCGCCAAGGCCGCTGCGCGCCTGACCACGCTGCGTTTCCTGCTGGCTGCCGTCAAGCAAAAGGAAGTGGATGAACGCCGCGACCTGAACGACGCCGAGATCACCGCCATCATCGAAAAGCAGGTCAAGCAACGCCGCGAGTCCATCGCCGCGTTTGAACAGGCCGGCCGCACGGAAACGGCAGAACAGGAAAAGGCCGAATTGGTCGTGTTGCAGGAATTCCTGCCGCAAGCCGCCACGGCTGAAGAAGTGGCAGCCGCCATTGATGCCGCGCTGGCCGAAGTCGCCGCGCAAGGCGTGACGGGCGCACCCGCCATGGGCAAGGTCATGGCCTTGCTGAAGCAAGCCCTGGCTGGCCGCGCCGACATGACCGCGCTGTCGCAGCAAGTAAAGGCTCGTCTGGCTTAA